Within the Thermosynechococcus sichuanensis E542 genome, the region GGAACTACTGCTGGCGAGTTAATCCTACCCCTGAGGTAGGGAAGTCCGAAACAGCGTTTTTCTTGCAATCCATACAATATAAATAGTTAAGAAGTGTAAAAAGGGGTCAAAGGGTCAGCTATGCAACCATCCAATCCAAATCAATTTACGGAAAAAGCATGGGCAGCGATCGCCCGCACACCGGATTTGGCCAAGCAGGCGCAGCATCAGAATCTTGAAAGTGAACACTTAATGAAATCACTGCTAGAACAAGAGGGTCTGGCCACACAAATTTTCCAAAAAGCTGGCTGTTCAGTGCAGCGCATCCGCGATCTCACCGATGAGTTTATTCACCGTCAGCCGAAAATCAGTAATCCCAGTGGGGTTTATCTCGGACAGAGCCTTGACAAGCTCCTTGATCGCGCCGAAGAGGCCCGCAAACAGTTTGGCGATGACTTTATCTCGATTGAGCACTTGGTGTTGGCCTTTGCCCAGGACGATCGCTTTGGTAAAAAACTCTTTCAGGACATTGGCCTTACAGAAAAAGTGCTGCGGGAAACGATTCAGCAAATTCGCGGCTCCCAAAAAGTCACCGATCAAAACCCAGAGGGTAAATATGCCGCTCTGGAAAAATATGGCCGCGATCTGACGCTGTTGGCGCGGCAAGGGAAACTGGATCCCGTCATTGGCCGCGATGATGAGATTCGCCGCGTGATTCAGATTCTCTCCCGCCGTACCAAAAATAACCCAGTGCTCATTGGTGAACCCGGCGTTGGTAAAACCGCTATTGCCGAAGGCTTGGCTCAGCGGATTGTGGCGGGGGACGTGCCTGATTCCCTGCGCGATCGCCAGTTGATTGCTCTGGACATGGGCGCCTTGATTGCCGGTGCCAAGTATCGCGGTGAGTTTGAGGAGCGCCTCAAAGCCGTTCTCAAGGAAGTGACAGACTCCAACGGCCAAATCATCCTCTTTATTGATGAAATCCACACCGTCGTTGGTGCCGGGGCCACCCAAGGGGCCATGGATGCCGGCAACCTGCTCAAACCCATGTTGGCGCGGGGGGAACTGCGCTGTATTGGTGCAACAACGCTCGATGAGTACCGCAAATACATTGAAAAGGATGCGGCCTTAGAACGGCGGTTCCAGCAGGTCTATGTGGATCAGCCCAGTGTCGAGGACACGATCTCGATTTTGCGCGGTCTCAAGGAACGCTATGAGATCCACCACGGTGTCAAAATTTCTGATACCGCCTTGGTGGCAGCGGCGACGCTCTCAACCCGCTACATTAGCGATCGCTTCTTGCCCGACAAAGCCATTGACCTTGTGGATGAAGCGGCAGCCAAATTAAAAATGGAAATCACCTCGAAACCCGAGGAACTGGATGAGATTGACCGCAAGATCCTGCAATTGGAGATGGAGCGGCTCTCCCTGCAAAAAGAAACCTCGGCAGCCTCGCGCGATCGCCTTGAGAAACTGGAAAAAGAGCTAGCCGACCTCAAGGAGGAGCAAAGCCGCCTCAATGCCCAGTGGCAAGCAGAGAAAGAAGTCATTGATCGTCTCCAAGCCATCAAGGAGGACATCGAAAGAGTCAACATCGAGATCCAGCAAGCGGAACGCAACTACGACCTCAACCGTGCCGCCGAACTCAAATACGGCAAGCTCACAGAACTCCACAAAAAACTGGCGGAAGCCGAAGCCAAGCTGCGGGAGATTCAAGTGGGGGGGCGATCGCTCCTGCGGGATGAAGTGACCGAGGCCGACATCGCCGAAATCATCTCCAAGTGGACGGGCATCCCCGTGAGCAAACTCGTCGAGTCAGAAGCCCAAAAATTGCTGCACCTTGAAGAAGAGTTGCACAAACGGGTGGTGGGTCAAGATGAGGCCGTCACCGCAGTAGCGGAGGCCATTCAGCGCTCCCGAGCTGGGCTAGCGGATCCCAATCGTCCCATTGCCAGCTTCATCTTCCTTGGTCCAACGGGTGTCGGTAAAACGGAATTGGCCAAAGCCTTGGCGGCCTTCATGTTTGACACCGAAGAGGCGATGGTGCGGATTGATATGTCCGAGTACATGGAGAAACATGCCGTATCGCGGTTAATTGGGGCGCCCCCCGGTTATGTGGGCTATGACGAAGGCGGTCAACTCACGGAAGCCATTCGCCGCCGTCCCTATGCCGTGGTTCTCTTTGATGAGATCGAGAAAGCCCATCCCGATGTCTTCAACGTGTTCTTGCAGATTCTCGATGATGGCCGCGTCACGGATTCCCAAGGGCGCACGGTGGACTTCAAGAACACAATCATTATCATGACCAGCAACATTGGTTCCCAGTACATTCTCGATGTTGCCGGCGATGACAGTCGCTACACAGAAATGTACAACCGCGTCATGGAGGCGATGCGTGCCCACTTCCGACCCGAATTCCTCAACCGTGTGGATGAATTTATCATCTTCCACAGCCTGCGCAAGGATCAATTGCGGCAAATTGTTCAATTGCAGGTGCAGCGGTTGCAGCAACGCCTGAGCGATCGCCACATGACCTTGTCCCTCACAGAGAAGGCGATCGACTTCTTGGCCGAAGTGGGTTACGACCCCGTCTATGGTGCCCGCCCGCTGAAACGCGCCATCCAAAAACAACTGGAAACCCCCATTGCCAAAGCTATCCTGCGGGGCGAATTCTTCGATGGCGATACGATTCTGGTGGATGTGGGCGACAACGAACGCCTCAGCTTCCGGCGTCAAGCCGAACTGGCAACCGTTTAGGTGCAACTGAGACTGATTCAAGAGGGTTGGGTTGGGGTTTTCCCCTCAGCCCTCTTTTGTTGACCAATCGGTTTAGTAGCCTCGGTCAAATAGCGTAATCTTGGCCAACAGTCCCGCCACCATCAAAAAGAGAGCCACTAGCAGTGCCCAGAGGCGATTTTCCGTGGAGCCTTGACGCTTCCCTAAGTCCACTAACTGTTCACGGTTGGTTTGCACTTCCAAGCGCACCGCCTCAATTTTGGCTTCTATGGTGTTGAATTTCTCTTCAATCGTGTTAAATTTCTCGTCAAATTTTGCTTCCAGCGTGTTTAGTTTCTCTTCAAACTTGGCCTCTAGGGTGTTGAATTTTTCTTCAAATCTGACCTCTATAGCATTCAATTTCTCATCTACTATCTGAAACTTTTGATCAATCGTATTGAATTTCTCACGGATTTCCGCCTGACCCACTTTCACCTCAAGGGTGAGTTCTGCCAGTTGCGCTTGCATGGCCTTCATGGTCTCGAGGACTTCTGTGAATTGAGATTGGGTGACGGGTTCACTCATGCTGGCTCATCCTTAGACTTGGTCAAATAGGGTAATCTTGGCCAACAGTCCCACCACCATCAAAAAGAGAGCCACTAGCAGTGCCCAGAGGCGATTTTCCGTGGAACCTTGGCGCTTCCCTAAGTCCACTAACTGTTCACGGTTGGTTTGCACTTCCAAGCGCACCGCCTCGATTTTGGCTTCTATGGTGTTCAGTTTCTCTTCAAACTTAGCCTCCATTGTTTGGAACTTTTGATCCACAGTGTTAAACTTCTCACGGATTTCTGCCTGACCCACTTTCACCTCAAGGGTGAGTTCTGCCAGTTGCGCTTGCATGGCCTTCATGGTCTCGAGGACTTCTGCAAGTTGAGATTGGGTAACGGGTTCACTCATGCTGAGTCATCCTTAGACTTGGTCAAATAGGGTAATCTTGGCCAACAGTCCCGCCACCATCAAAAAGAGAGCCACTAGCAGTGCCCAGAGGCGATTTTCCGTGGAACCTTGGCGCTTCCCTAAGTCCACTAACTGTTCACGGTTGGTTTGCACTTCCAAGCGCACCGCCTCGATTTTGGCTTCTATGGTGTTAAATTTCTCGTCAATGGTGTTAAATTTTTCATCAAACTTTGCTTCCATTGAGTTGAGTTTCTCTTCAAACTTGGTCTCCAGAGTCTGGAACTTTTGATCAATCGTATTGAATTTCTCACGGATTTCCGCCTGACCCACTTTCACCTCAAGGGTGAGTTCTGCCAGTTGCGCTTGCATGGCCTTCATGGTGTCGAGGAGTTCTGTGAATTGAGATTGGGTAACGGGTTCACTCATGGGTGGAGTTCAAGCGGACTTAAGTTTATTCTAGAGTGAACCAGCAATTTCCGTTTTTAACGTCTCTGTAAATGTCGAATAATTTTGGTGGTGGGCTGGAAAGATGATCGAATCAATAGGAAATACTTACAGCCCTTGGAGAAAGGTGAGGCGTGCCTGTGATCGTTGATCTTGGGGATCGTGACGCAAGATGTCTTGGTAGTGAGCGATCGCCCCCTTGGTATTTCCTAATTGCTCCTCCAGCCAAGCCAGATTGCGACGGTGATTCAGTATAACAATGGGCACACCCTCCAGTTGCGGCGATCGCCGCAGTTGGCGGCAAATCTCGTAACCGTCCACACCCGGCAAATTCAAATCCAACAGAATCAGGTGGGGAGGATTAGCAATGAGGAAGGGTAACGCTGCGGTAGGGTTCATAAACGTCCACACCTCATAGCCGGAGGTTTCCAGAATGAGCGAAACTTGCCGCTGCACTGTGTGGCTGTCATCAATACAGGCAATGACGGGGCCTGTCGTACCCGCTGGCGTTTGAGTCATCATGACCTCCTCTTCTAAAATAATAATTTCTTATTGGCAGAAAATTAAATAGTTATTAATTCCAAGATGGTAGGGTGTTATCTGCTACACAGGCAATGGTGATTTTTCGTATTTTCACTTCCTCCTATCTGGTGATTTTTGCGACCTGTACTCCTCAGAATGCCCAAAACGAACCTCAAAGGATACAGAGACAGGGCAAACGCAGGCAAGGGTCTGACGGTATATTGGATTCAGACTGCCAGCCCCAATCTTTGGTAACGATGAGGAAACTTGTGTTCATGGTCAGTGAGCAACAGCAATGGTAAGTTCTGGTCCCAAGCCCCGTCCAGAAGGGTTTGCTGCTCTGATGCGGAACAAGAATTTCCTGAAGTTATGGGGCGGTCAAATCATCTCCCAACTGGCGGACAAAATTTTTCTCGTTCTCCTAATTACACTGGCAGTTTCCTACGATGCCAGCTATGAATTGCCAGGCTCTAAGGCCTCAGCCGTAATGATCGCCAATACGCTACCAGCGGTCTTTTTTGGTTCGACGGCGGGCACGTTTGTGGATCGCTACCCCAAGCGGGAGCTAATGAGTATTACCAATATGCTGCGGGGGCTACTGGTCTTTGCCCTGATCTTTATTCCGAAGCGGTTTACGCTACTGCTCCTGATTGCCTTTTCTGAGTCCATCCTCACCCAATTCTTTGCCCCGGCAGAACAGGCAGCGATTCCCCTGCTGGTGAAGGAGGAAAACCTGCTCTCGGCCAATGCCCTCTTTATTACAACAATGATGGGGTCACTGGTGGTGGGGTTTGCCATTGGCGAGCCATTGCTGAGTGGTGCTGTGGCCATCGGGGGGGGCTATGCCCGTGAAGTCGTTGTCGGTGCGCTGTATATCATGGCGGGGTTGGTTTTAGCCTCAATTCGCTATCGAGAAGCCGTTCATGAGCGCGATCGCCACCTGAATGTATGGCAGGACTTGCAGGAGGGGTTTCACTACGTGCGCAAAAATCGCCTCTTGGGGAATGCCATGCTCCAGTTGACAATCCTCTATTGTGTCTTTGCCGCCTTGACGGTGTTGGCAGTCGGTTTAGCCCAAGAAATTGGTCTCCGTCCTAATCAGTTTGGCTTTCTCTTGGCCGCCGCAGGGTTGGGGTTAATTTTAGGGGCAGGTATTCTGGGTCAATGGGGGGAGAAATTGCATCATCGACCCCTGCCTTTGATTGGCTTTTTGGTGATGGCAGCCGTCTTACTGGTCTTTGCTTTTGTGCATCACCTGTGGGTGGGTCTGGGTCTGAGTATTTTGTTGGGAATGGGGGCGTCTTTGATTGGGATTCCCATGCAGACGCTGATTCAGATTCGAACCCCGGCAACCATGCGGGGTAAGGTCTTTGGCTTCCAAAATAACATTGTCAATATTGCCCTCAGTGTGCCCTTGGCGATCGCGGGGATTCTTTCAGATTTCTTAGGTCTCACGGTGGTGATGGTGGGGATGGGAGGCGTGGTGGCGATCGCGGGCATTTGGGCATGGCGCAACACACGAGCCGTTCTTGAGGATGTGATTTAGGAGACAGGGATGCCCCTACTGCATTTGAGTACTTGGCCAGAGGTCGAAGCCTATCTCAACACTTCCAAGGGGATGATTATTCCCATTGGCTCCACGGAGCAGCATGGCCCTATGGGTCTCATTGGTACCGATGCCCTCTGTGCGGAGGCGATCGCCAAAGGTGTAGGGGAAGCAACTCATGCCCTTGTTGCACCGACAATTTCCGTGGGCATGGCTTTACACCATACCGCCTTTCCCGGCACGATTAGTTTGCGCCCCAGTACATTGATCCTTGTCATCCGTGATTACTTGGTCAGTTTGGTACGCGCAGGCTTTCAGCGCTTCTTTTTCATTAATGGTCATGGCGGCAATATTGCCACGGTGAAAGCGGCCTTTGCTGAAACCTATGCAGTCTTAGCGGATCTCCAAGTGCCTGATGCCGATCAAGTACGCTGTGAGTTGGCCAACTGGTTTATGTGCAGTTCAGTAATGCAACTGGCGCGGGAATTGTATGGCGATCGCGAGGGTTCCCATGCTACCCCCAGTGAAGTCGCGGTGACTCAGTTTCTCTATCCAGAAGCCATTAAGCGCGTGCCCCTCAATCCCGAAGTCAATACTGGCCATGCCATCTACGGTGCCACCGATTTTCGCCGTCGCTATCCCGATGGTCGGATGGGGGCAGACTCCAGTTTGGCCAGCCCTGAGCATGGACAGCAATTTTATGAGCAGGCTGTTCAAGAGTTAAGCGATCGCTACCGTCAATTTCTGCAAGCCGACTGAATGACTTTCTCTCTCCCGCCTCAAACGTGGCATTGGCAAGGCTACCCGATTCTCTATCGCCATCAAGGGACTCAGGGCACCCCCCTACTGCTCATTCACGGCTTTGGTGCCTCCAGTTTGCATTGGCGCAAAAACATTCCTACTCTTGCAGCTCATCATCGAGTCTATGCCATTGACCTATTGGGCTTTGGCGGCTCGGCCAAACCCACTCCCGCAGTTGTTCCCTACACATTTGAGACTTGGGCAACGTTGGTCTTAGACTTTTGCCGTGAAGTCATTGGCGAGCCGACTGTTCTAATTGGCAACTCCATTGGCTGCGTGGTTGCTTTACAGGCTGACGTTTTGCAGCCCCCATGGGTGAGTCAACTCATTCTGCTCAACTGCTCTTTGCGCCAGCTTCACGATCGCAAGCGACAACAACTGCCTTGGTACCGCCGTTGGGGAACCACATTACTCCAGCAACTTTTGGGAAATCGCACCCTTGGCACCTACTTTTTCCGCCAAATTGCCCAACCGCGCACTGTGCGCCGCATTCTCCACCAAGCCTATGCCAATACCGCTGCCGTCACCGATGAACTGGTCGAGATATTACTCACCCCTGCCCAAGATGCGGGGGCGGCTGATGTGTTTTTGGCCTTTGTCCGCTACTCCCAAGGTCCTCTACCCGAAGACCTGCTACCGCAGATTACCTGCCCTACCTATTTCCTTTGGGGAGCTGCCGATCCTTGGGAACCCATTGAGGAAGGTCAGAAGCTAGCTGAGTTTCCCTGTGTGCAGGAGTTTGTTGCCTTGCCAGCGGTTGGCCATTGCCCCCAAGATGAATCACCTGAGCAGGTGAATGCCTATATTCTCAAGTGGCTGGGAAAAATTTCCGTCACAGGCTAGGATGTTCTCTGAATTCGTGTTATACTGGTAAAGCTTAACGGGGCGTAGCGCAGCTTGGTAGCGCACCACTTTGGGGTAGTGGGGGTCGTGGGTTCAAATCCCGCCGCTCCGATCTAAATCTCAAGTAGCTTAGATAGTTGATTTTGGAAAGTATCTCGGGAGAATTTCGAGAATACATTCGCTTTAGCAGCTCTACCCATTTGTTGAGCTAGACGAGGATCACTACACAACTGAATCATTGCATTTGCACAAGCGTCCACATCATCGATTGGTATTAAAATTCCTGTGCGGCCATCCTCAATAATCTCCTCGGGACCACCACAACGAGTTGCAATGACTGGTAATCCGCAAGCAGAAGCTTCCAAGACTGTCATTGAAAATGATTCAGAACGAGATAGATTTAGTGCAGCATATTTTCCGCGCAACACTTGGTGAGTATTAGTGATAAACGAGCCAAATAGTATACTCTGAGAGATACCTAAAGATTCGGCTAAGTTTTTTAACGATTGATGAAAGTCTTGGTTCTTTTTCAGCCCCATATCACTTCCATAGAACTCTAGTCTGACATGAGGAAATTTTTTAATAACTTTTGCTAGAGCTTGCACTGCGATTTCTTGGCCTTTTCCGGGGATATAGTTACCTATAAAAACAAAAATGAAACTAGTATAATACAAATCAGAAAGATCTACAGAATAATATCTATGAGATTCTTCACAAACTCGATTTTCAAAATCAGGACTAATACATTCGTATAAAATATAAGCTGTGAGCGACAGTGGTGGTTTTAGTTTTTGCTTGATGTAGTTTGAGACAGCGACAACTTTATCGGAAGATTTCTGCACTGCCCATAACCAAAAATTACTAACTTTTCCATAATTATAAGGGTTGATTCTAATCCATGTTATAATTTTTCCTCTAAATCCAAATAAACGTATAAGTGCTCCTTGCATGATATAGAAATCATTTACTAAAAGAGTTTTAGAATTATTAATCTTCATATAATAAAATAGCATTAAGGAAGAGAGAATTAAGGTAGGGAAATATAAGATTAAAGAAGCTAGAGAGCGATTTAGTTTAGGAAAGGGTAAGTATAATAATTTAGCGAAGTCCAGCCTTGAACAAAGCTGAACATTAGAGTACTTAGGTAGTACTAAAACGAGTTGGGCTTTGTCTTTTAAGATATACGATATATTTGATGCGCTCATGAGAGCGCCAGTAAAATCACAAGAATGATCAACAAGAAATATGGTAGGCTTATTAATTCTTTTTTCTTTAGGTAAATTATTCATAATCATTATCTCTTGAACTCTGCAATTTGCTCCTTTGACCATAGACAAACATAGCGGGGAAAGTCATAAGCAAATCGGAAATCAGGGATTCTTTCTATAGGTTTCGGTAAATAAAAAGGTTCTTTTTCGAGATCTAGAAATCGAAATCCACCATACCCAACATCTAGATTCTTATGCATCAAGTAAGAGCGATGGCTCGTAATTAAGGCAAAAGGTATATCTGAATCAAGAAAATTTTCTAGAGCATCATAAATTGCGGAAAAAGGTAAATGAAAAAAGCAATCACGACAGTGCCAGACGTCTACTTTTGGGAATACATCTTTTGTTATATCAAAGACATCTAATGTTAGATGCGGATAAATTTCTTTGTTTCTTTTAATAACTTCTTCGGAAATATCACCACCACAATATTGTTTAATAGTTCCATCTTGAATCAAAATATTTATCCAATTTAAGTCACCACATGGAGCATCAAAAAATTTTTCTAGGTTGTATTTATTGATTATTTTCTTCAATCTCTCAATATAGGGATAGACAAACTTAATTTCACTACCAACACCACTATATGTTTCGAATGATTTCCAGTAATTAGTGCGATAGATTTCATCAAAAACTTCTTTTGCAGAGTTGACTTTATGGGCTATAGGATTTTCAAAAGATCGTGGGAAGGGATTTATTCCAAAAGGACGAACAATCCGATTAATTACTCGCTTTAGAAAAAGAAGCTGATCCGTGCTATTTTCCATATCAGCAATCCTTTAGAACTAATTTTGATGTTTAATTAAGGAGTTAATAAGTTTGACCCACTGTAGCCCTACTCTATCTATATCAAATTTTGATGCGATTAAATAGCATTCATCTATATTTCGTCTCATTGGAGGATGTTCTAGATATCGAAGAATTTCACTACTCCAAATATCTAGAGCCTGAGGTGTTACAGGAAGAGGCATTAGTGTACCATATGCAACAGTTTTGGTTTTTTTAACTGGTTCTTTAGGAAGGTTTTTCAAATCCGATTCTTTCGCTAAAATTGACCTAGCACCCCAACGGTAATCTGAGGAAAGGATAGGGATTCCTGTTAACAGTGCTTCAATCAGTGCATTGCATAAACCCTCATGCAGAGAAGGCATTAAGAATACATTACCTAACCGAAAATGTCTTATTGGATTTGATCGATATCCTGCCAAAAACACACTTGCTCTAGGATCACCACTTGTCGTTATAGACAAACCGATTTTTTCACATCTTTCAATTATAGTCTTTTTAAGAGGTCCGTCACCAATTATAAGAAATCGAGCATCTGGATAAATTTTACATATATTAGAGAAGACTGGTAGCAAAAGATCAATGCCTTTTCCGTTATCTAAACGTCCACAGTAGATAGCTGTAGATTGGTTGCAAAATTTAGCAATATCTTCATCTGGCTCTGAATTTATTTGAGATATCAAATTATCTAAATCTATGCCACCCTCTATAGATATAACTTTTGAAGTAATTGTTTTTCCACCAATTTGAATAATTTCTTGCATGTAGTCAACTGAGGCAGCAACAATCTTATCAACACGCCTATAGATAAAAGGATCTAGTACTCTTAGCCAAAGAAACTTTTGCCATCGAGTGATTCCCGTATGGTATAATTTTGAACCGCGTTCAGAGATAATTGTTTTAGATGTACTTCCTGATAAAGCATTTAGTAGGTTTGTGCCTGAAAGAAAACTAATTGTTAAATCATAACTAGATTTAACATTCTTCAACTTTTGAAGCATACCCCACCAACGCAATAATTTACTAGGAAAGATCAGATTTAATTTTTCTTGATTGTCTAAAAAGATAATCGGCAATTCAATATCTAAATTAATATTTGTGTAGCTTTCATTACCATAAGAAAGAGTCATCAACCCAATAGTAACTTGGTAGTAGTTTGACAGAAATTTCGCCAGTCGGAGAAATGAGCTTTCTGCTCCACCATAGCCTAGTTGAGGAATAATCATTAGTACGCGAGGCAGGCTATTGATAGTCATAGTTCAATATAGGAACGAATTTGGTTAAGGGCATCTTGACAAATTTTGCGATTTTCTAGGACTTCATTTTCGATAACTGTTGGTGAAATCGCTCTCACTTCTTCAATATAATTCACTAGTACCTCTGGTTGAACATCCAGTCGAGCAATACGAGTAGTGTTTGGAAGCATTGAATTAATAGTAGCTAATTTTGGTTCAATTTCTAGTATGACAGATGGGCGACCAAGACAAGCACCACAAATCGCTCCATGTGCCCTTGTAGTTAGAAAAAGCTCTTGTTCAGAAAGTATATTAGCAAACTCAGAAATCATCATTTTCTCTGGTTGCCAAGTGATTGCTGGATAATTTCTCAGGAACCTTAGCGTGCCTTCATCTGTTGATTTATCAAAGGATATCAAAGTCAGCTCATAATTTTCTGATAGTAGATGCAGGGTTGGCGCAATCTTTTTGGCAAAATGATCACCAGAACCAACTGGCCAGTCCCTTAGAATAACACCAACCTTTGGTCGGCTACCCCCTTTAGGTTGCTTTCCTAGTAGTAAATGACTTGGGCACCAGTAGTTATAAAAGAAAGCAATATCTGATCCTAAGATCACTGGTGGATGAATTCCTAAATGCTTAAGATTGCTTAGGCTTTGCTGATCACGTAACCAAAGTATGTTAAAGTCAGCAAGTATAGGTAGTGCTTCAATTAGTTTGGGAGAACCAAAAGTAAATGTACCCACACCTAGTCCAATACCAATACGTCTTTCGGCTAACATACGAGGACGCTTAACAAATCGACGTATCCATTTTTCGCATTTGACAAAGGTAGTACTCCCAGCCGAAAGTAAGATAGTATTTATTATTTTTCGAGACATTGAGTGTTGT harbors:
- a CDS encoding polysaccharide pyruvyl transferase family protein; protein product: MRKDDVVLLGYYGRGNFGDDILMVVTYRIIRELLPKVKISVRLARPTPYVSHLTEENIGFIPFGDRNQHRLIVHGGGGTFFDFAQHSMSRKIINTILLSAGSTTFVKCEKWIRRFVKRPRMLAERRIGIGLGVGTFTFGSPKLIEALPILADFNILWLRDQQSLSNLKHLGIHPPVILGSDIAFFYNYWCPSHLLLGKQPKGGSRPKVGVILRDWPVGSGDHFAKKIAPTLHLLSENYELTLISFDKSTDEGTLRFLRNYPAITWQPEKMMISEFANILSEQELFLTTRAHGAICGACLGRPSVILEIEPKLATINSMLPNTTRIARLDVQPEVLVNYIEEVRAISPTVIENEVLENRKICQDALNQIRSYIEL
- a CDS encoding MFS transporter, which encodes MVSSGPKPRPEGFAALMRNKNFLKLWGGQIISQLADKIFLVLLITLAVSYDASYELPGSKASAVMIANTLPAVFFGSTAGTFVDRYPKRELMSITNMLRGLLVFALIFIPKRFTLLLLIAFSESILTQFFAPAEQAAIPLLVKEENLLSANALFITTMMGSLVVGFAIGEPLLSGAVAIGGGYAREVVVGALYIMAGLVLASIRYREAVHERDRHLNVWQDLQEGFHYVRKNRLLGNAMLQLTILYCVFAALTVLAVGLAQEIGLRPNQFGFLLAAAGLGLILGAGILGQWGEKLHHRPLPLIGFLVMAAVLLVFAFVHHLWVGLGLSILLGMGASLIGIPMQTLIQIRTPATMRGKVFGFQNNIVNIALSVPLAIAGILSDFLGLTVVMVGMGGVVAIAGIWAWRNTRAVLEDVI
- a CDS encoding class I SAM-dependent methyltransferase; protein product: MENSTDQLLFLKRVINRIVRPFGINPFPRSFENPIAHKVNSAKEVFDEIYRTNYWKSFETYSGVGSEIKFVYPYIERLKKIINKYNLEKFFDAPCGDLNWINILIQDGTIKQYCGGDISEEVIKRNKEIYPHLTLDVFDITKDVFPKVDVWHCRDCFFHLPFSAIYDALENFLDSDIPFALITSHRSYLMHKNLDVGYGGFRFLDLEKEPFYLPKPIERIPDFRFAYDFPRYVCLWSKEQIAEFKR
- a CDS encoding alpha/beta fold hydrolase, which codes for MTFSLPPQTWHWQGYPILYRHQGTQGTPLLLIHGFGASSLHWRKNIPTLAAHHRVYAIDLLGFGGSAKPTPAVVPYTFETWATLVLDFCREVIGEPTVLIGNSIGCVVALQADVLQPPWVSQLILLNCSLRQLHDRKRQQLPWYRRWGTTLLQQLLGNRTLGTYFFRQIAQPRTVRRILHQAYANTAAVTDELVEILLTPAQDAGAADVFLAFVRYSQGPLPEDLLPQITCPTYFLWGAADPWEPIEEGQKLAEFPCVQEFVALPAVGHCPQDESPEQVNAYILKWLGKISVTG
- the clpB gene encoding ATP-dependent chaperone ClpB translates to MQPSNPNQFTEKAWAAIARTPDLAKQAQHQNLESEHLMKSLLEQEGLATQIFQKAGCSVQRIRDLTDEFIHRQPKISNPSGVYLGQSLDKLLDRAEEARKQFGDDFISIEHLVLAFAQDDRFGKKLFQDIGLTEKVLRETIQQIRGSQKVTDQNPEGKYAALEKYGRDLTLLARQGKLDPVIGRDDEIRRVIQILSRRTKNNPVLIGEPGVGKTAIAEGLAQRIVAGDVPDSLRDRQLIALDMGALIAGAKYRGEFEERLKAVLKEVTDSNGQIILFIDEIHTVVGAGATQGAMDAGNLLKPMLARGELRCIGATTLDEYRKYIEKDAALERRFQQVYVDQPSVEDTISILRGLKERYEIHHGVKISDTALVAAATLSTRYISDRFLPDKAIDLVDEAAAKLKMEITSKPEELDEIDRKILQLEMERLSLQKETSAASRDRLEKLEKELADLKEEQSRLNAQWQAEKEVIDRLQAIKEDIERVNIEIQQAERNYDLNRAAELKYGKLTELHKKLAEAEAKLREIQVGGRSLLRDEVTEADIAEIISKWTGIPVSKLVESEAQKLLHLEEELHKRVVGQDEAVTAVAEAIQRSRAGLADPNRPIASFIFLGPTGVGKTELAKALAAFMFDTEEAMVRIDMSEYMEKHAVSRLIGAPPGYVGYDEGGQLTEAIRRRPYAVVLFDEIEKAHPDVFNVFLQILDDGRVTDSQGRTVDFKNTIIIMTSNIGSQYILDVAGDDSRYTEMYNRVMEAMRAHFRPEFLNRVDEFIIFHSLRKDQLRQIVQLQVQRLQQRLSDRHMTLSLTEKAIDFLAEVGYDPVYGARPLKRAIQKQLETPIAKAILRGEFFDGDTILVDVGDNERLSFRRQAELATV
- a CDS encoding glycosyltransferase, yielding MIIPQLGYGGAESSFLRLAKFLSNYYQVTIGLMTLSYGNESYTNINLDIELPIIFLDNQEKLNLIFPSKLLRWWGMLQKLKNVKSSYDLTISFLSGTNLLNALSGSTSKTIISERGSKLYHTGITRWQKFLWLRVLDPFIYRRVDKIVAASVDYMQEIIQIGGKTITSKVISIEGGIDLDNLISQINSEPDEDIAKFCNQSTAIYCGRLDNGKGIDLLLPVFSNICKIYPDARFLIIGDGPLKKTIIERCEKIGLSITTSGDPRASVFLAGYRSNPIRHFRLGNVFLMPSLHEGLCNALIEALLTGIPILSSDYRWGARSILAKESDLKNLPKEPVKKTKTVAYGTLMPLPVTPQALDIWSSEILRYLEHPPMRRNIDECYLIASKFDIDRVGLQWVKLINSLIKHQN
- a CDS encoding response regulator, whose protein sequence is MMTQTPAGTTGPVIACIDDSHTVQRQVSLILETSGYEVWTFMNPTAALPFLIANPPHLILLDLNLPGVDGYEICRQLRRSPQLEGVPIVILNHRRNLAWLEEQLGNTKGAIAHYQDILRHDPQDQRSQARLTFLQGL
- a CDS encoding glycosyltransferase family 4 protein, with product MNNLPKEKRINKPTIFLVDHSCDFTGALMSASNISYILKDKAQLVLVLPKYSNVQLCSRLDFAKLLYLPFPKLNRSLASLILYFPTLILSSLMLFYYMKINNSKTLLVNDFYIMQGALIRLFGFRGKIITWIRINPYNYGKVSNFWLWAVQKSSDKVVAVSNYIKQKLKPPLSLTAYILYECISPDFENRVCEESHRYYSVDLSDLYYTSFIFVFIGNYIPGKGQEIAVQALAKVIKKFPHVRLEFYGSDMGLKKNQDFHQSLKNLAESLGISQSILFGSFITNTHQVLRGKYAALNLSRSESFSMTVLEASACGLPVIATRCGGPEEIIEDGRTGILIPIDDVDACANAMIQLCSDPRLAQQMGRAAKANVFSKFSRDTFQNQLSKLLEI
- a CDS encoding creatininase family protein, giving the protein MPLLHLSTWPEVEAYLNTSKGMIIPIGSTEQHGPMGLIGTDALCAEAIAKGVGEATHALVAPTISVGMALHHTAFPGTISLRPSTLILVIRDYLVSLVRAGFQRFFFINGHGGNIATVKAAFAETYAVLADLQVPDADQVRCELANWFMCSSVMQLARELYGDREGSHATPSEVAVTQFLYPEAIKRVPLNPEVNTGHAIYGATDFRRRYPDGRMGADSSLASPEHGQQFYEQAVQELSDRYRQFLQAD